The genomic window GCCTATTTCGCTGTCGCTGATCCAGCAGGGTTCCATAAGCATTGCATTGCCCGGCGATGGAATCTCTCGCAGGATCGTACCGTCCTGTGTCCTCAAAACAACCAGCGATACTGCATTTTCAGGTGTAATCCCCACGGCAGTAATCCGCGTTCCATCACCAGATAATACAGGCGCAAAATAACGAGACCGCTTCGTAACCCGATATTGTTTCCCGGAAGATAAATCCAACCTTTTTATGACCGAAAAACTGCGGTTCTGCCAGCGCACATCAGTCCTGATTTCTGTCCATACCAGTTGATTCCCGGCAACAGAAATCCTTACCAGATTTTCTGACCCGTAATGCAGAATCCTTTTTTCTTTCCCGTCTTTCCCGATTTTTACAAAAGAAGGGACTTCCCCCAGTCCCGATTTGCAGGCAATTACCATACTGTCATTGAAAAATACCGGAAAACGATAGGTAATATATTCTCTGGGGTTTCGCTTATTCCAAACTTTTTTTCCGGGATAAATCTCCGCAGGTTCCTGATGATTCCATTTTTCCCGAAGATCCTGCATGGCTTTTTTGTAAAGCCCCTGCTGGTTATAGCCTGTTGTTCGTTTCAGACTGATTCCAAAGGGATACAGCAGGTATGGATTACGTGCAGTAAAATCAATAGCTTTCGGAAAAACATCTGCTTGATATTTTTCTTCAGTCCATGAAACCATACCATAGCCATACTGATAATAATCCGGTACAAAATTCCTGTAGGAACCCAGCATAGCTTTCAGAAACGGGTAAGGTTCCGGTTGCGAAAGAAGCAGTGTTCTAAGTTCCATATGAAAGGAGGGCAATTGACCCCGATGGCCAATCCCCAGCATAGTTTCGGTACGGACAGCGTCACCCTCGAGAAACCAACGCGGTATCAGGCCTGAAACGGCTCCCGGACCCTGTTCACCTGCCAGAATCCCCAGGCCCTTTGTAAAACCCTGATTGAGTTTCTGCAACTGGACAATGTGCCGGTATTCATGAATGGCCAGTTGTGTCAGCCAGTCCTCAGCATCAATGTCCTGCGGAGGGAGAGGGTAAATTTCCATACGCCAGGGAGCCCATACAACAAATCCATTCGACAAAATGCTGTAGGGATGAAAAACAACGGGAAACCTTCTTGCTGAAGATGCCAATGGGCGGGAAACTGGTTCTTTATACGTTTCCAGCAGAAAAGCAAAACGTTTTGCTTCCGATGAAAAAGCAACCGGATAGATCAGCCGGAAATGGCTTCCTTTTAGCTGCATCCATTTAATTTCTGAAGGGTCCTGGCCGCTTGTATAAAACTGACCCTTCGCTTCAGGAAACATCAGCTGAAGAAATCCCAGAAACAATACAATCTGCTTAACCCTGCGCCCTGGCTTCATCCATCACCCTCCGGCCTTTTTGGCTTTGTAACCAAGTTGCTTCAGCAATTCCATTATGCGCTCCGCAACATCTCCCTGAATAAGAATTTCTCCTTCCTTTACACTTCCCCCTGTACCACAGCGCGATTTAAGAACTTTCCCAAGGGCTTCAAGGTCCTCTTTCTTTCCCTTAAATCCCTTGACAAGCGTCACTGTTTTCCCCGAACGGTTTTTCCGGTCGGTCATAACCCGCAGATCCTGATGCCCGGGAGGCAGGGTTTCTTCCTCCTCTTCTTTTTCCCTGGATTCATATTCAAAATCAGGATTTGTTGAATAGACTATACCACTTCTGTTTTTGAACGACTTTTTTACCATGAACCTGAAAAATGGATTACATTTTGCAATATTAATGATAACCTGCCATTTTTTCTCCTGTTGCCATTTCTCTCCAAAAGTGAATATCCCCTGTGCCGGAAAATCAAAAGGAAAAATATAGTAACTTGCGACCGCAAAATTACCAAAGAGTCTGGTTATCATTCAGTAGAATCAAACCCTTATGAAAAAATTCAGGTTCTGGAATAACCTCATCGGATGGATTGTATTTGGTATTGCTGCCTTAACCTACCTGCTGACGCTGGAACCGACAGCAAGCCTGTGGGATTGCGGCGAGTTCATCTCTTCAGCTTATAAACTGCAGGTCGGCCATCCTCCCGGGGCACCTTTGTTCATGCTTATGGCCAGGTTTTTCTCACTTTTTGCCGGAGGAGATGTAACCAGGGTTGCTGTCATGATTAATGCCCTGTCGGGTCTGGCAAGCGCCTTTACCATTCTGTTTCTTTTCTGGACAATCAGCCACCTGGCCCGTAAAATCATTGCACCTGACGGTCTTTTTACAACCGGCCGCCTTATTGCCATATTCGGCAGTGCTGCCGTTGGAAGCCTCGCCTACACTTTCTCTGATTCATTCTGGTTCTCTGCTGTTGAGGCCGAAGTGTATGCCACTTCTTCCCTGTTTACTGCCGTCGTATTCTGGGCTATGCTCAAATGGGAAAACGTAGCTGATGAAAAACATGCCAACCGGTGGCTGATCTTCATAGCATACCTGATGGGGTTATCCATCGGGGTACACCTTCTGAATCTGCTGACCATTCCTGCCCTGGTGCTGATTTATTATTTCCGGAAATACCAGCCCACTACAAAAGGATTTATTTATGCTTTGCTAATTGGCATGGTCATCCTCGGAGCCATGATGTACGGGGTTATCTCCGGCGTCATTAAGGTGGCCAGCTGGTTTGAACTGGCTTTTGTCAATGGTTTCGGACTGCCGTTCAATTCAGGGGTTATTTTCTATGCGGCCCTTCTTGTAAGCCTTATCATAATTGGCATCCGGTATACCATACACCACCGGAAAGTCCTGCTGAACACAATTATTCTTTGTTTTACCGTGGCTCTCATCGGATATTCATCGTATGCCACTATTGTTATCAGAGCCCTGGCTGACCCTCCCATGGATGAAAACAGCCCTGACAACGTTTTTGCCTTACTCAGCTATCTGAACCGCGAACAATACGGCGACAGGCCTCTTTTCAAAGGACAATACTACAGCGCTCCCATTATTGACGTTGCCGAAGGAGATAATGAATATGCCCAGCTTAATGGCAAATATGTTGTAATTTATAAAAAGCCAAAGTATGTATTTGCCCCTGAACTGACGGGTTTTTTCCCCCGTATGTGGAGCAATGATCCTTCGCACATCAGGGTTTATCAGGACTGGGGAAAAGTAAAAGGCAAGCCGGTACGAATTACCGGACGGGACGGAAAAACACAGACTTATATCCGGCCGACATTTGCTGAAAACCTTCGGTTTTTTATCGGCTATCAGCTCGGCTACATGTATTTCCGCTACTTTATGTGGAATTTCAGCGGCCGTCAGAACGATAACCAGGGAGACGGTGGGATAACCAACGGAAACTGGATTACCGGAATTGACGCCATCGATAGCATGATGCTTGGCGATCAGGCTTCCCTTCCTGAATACAGAAAAAACATTCCCTCAAGGAATACGTATTATATGCTGCCGCTTTTGCTGGGAATCATCGGACTGCTGTATCAGCTCCAGAGAGAAAAGGATGAAAAGGCTTCTGCCTTCTCCCGCCGCCGCAAGGATTTCTGGGTTGTATTCACCCTGTTCTTCATGACAGGAATTGCTATTGTGATTTATCTGAACCAGACACCCTTACAGCCGCGCGAACGGGATTACTCCTATGTTGGTTCGTTCTATGCTTTCTCAATCTGGATAGGACTCGGCGTGGCAGCTATCTGGGAAGTGCTTGGTCGAAAAAGGGAAACCCTGAAAGCCATTCTTGTTACAGCACTGTGTCTCCTCCTTGTGCCGGGCATTATGGCCAAAGAAAACTGGGACGATCATGACCGCTCCGGCAGATATACCACCCGCGATCTTGCCGCCAATTACCTCAAAACATGTGCTCCCGGTGCCATTTTATTTACCAATGGCGACAACGATACCTTCCCGTTATGGTACTGCCAGGAAGTAGAAGGCATCCGCACCGATGTGAGGGTTTGTAACCTCATGCTGCTCAATATGGACTGGTATATCGACCAGATGAAACGAAAGGCATATGAATCCGATCCTCTGCCTTTATCCATGACGCGCGACAAGTATGTCTCAGGACGCAGAAACCAGATTTACCTTCTCGACAGAATCAAGGAACCTATCACTGTGGAAGATGCCGTTAAATTCGTTCTGAGCGATGATCCCCGCACCAAAACCATTCCAAACTATCCGGAACTGGTAGATCACATACCCGGCAAGAACTTCCGCATCCCGGTTGACACATCAGTTGTGCTCGCCAACGGAACTGTAAAACGGAAGGATGCTTCGCTTATCGAACCTTTTGTCCCCTGGAATATCTCCAGAAACAGCATCAGCAAAAGCGAATTTGCCGTCATGGACCTGTTTGCAACCAACAAATGGCACCGCCCGGTCTATTTTGCCTCGGTAGGAACGGAAGGAAGCTTCGGCCTGAACGACTATACACAGCTTGAAGGCTTTGCCTGGCGGTTCGTACCCATTAAAACACCAGACCGGAATTTCTTTACCTACGGAAGAATAGATACCGATATCCTGTACGATAATCTGATGAATAAATTTCACTGGGGACGAATGAATGCTCCGGATGTGTACCTCGATTTTTTTACTGTGAGAACGATTGCAATTGTCAGAATGCGCAGCCAGTTTAACCGGCTGGCAGAAGCCTTGCTCCAGGAAGGTAAAAAGGACTCTGCGCTGAATGTACTCGACCGCATTATGGAACTTACACCCAACAGTAAGGTACCTTACGACTACTTTACCCCGGGCACAATTGAAGGCTACTATAAGGCTGGCGCAACTGCCAGGGCAAATCAGATTCTCGATGAATTTGCCGAAATACTCGATAAGGATCTTTCTTACTTTTTTGGACTAAAAAAGAAATTTACCGAAAGGGCATCAATTGAAATTCAGGAATGCCTTCAGAATCTTCAGCAACTGATGATACTGGCGCGCACCTATAATCAGAATGAAAAAGCCAGCAAACTGGAACAGAATTTTACATTTTATTATCAGCAATTCCAGAACCTATAAGGTTTAACGGCGGATTGAACAGCGGGGATGTCGAAAAATTTTTTTCGACATCCCCGGCAAAAGATCCAAACTCAGCTCTTCCTGTCCAGAAGGAGGAGAAAAAGGTTTCTTAGTTCTG from Bacteroidales bacterium includes these protein-coding regions:
- a CDS encoding translation initiation factor encodes the protein MVKKSFKNRSGIVYSTNPDFEYESREKEEEEETLPPGHQDLRVMTDRKNRSGKTVTLVKGFKGKKEDLEALGKVLKSRCGTGGSVKEGEILIQGDVAERIMELLKQLGYKAKKAGG
- a CDS encoding DUF2723 domain-containing protein; its protein translation is MKKFRFWNNLIGWIVFGIAALTYLLTLEPTASLWDCGEFISSAYKLQVGHPPGAPLFMLMARFFSLFAGGDVTRVAVMINALSGLASAFTILFLFWTISHLARKIIAPDGLFTTGRLIAIFGSAAVGSLAYTFSDSFWFSAVEAEVYATSSLFTAVVFWAMLKWENVADEKHANRWLIFIAYLMGLSIGVHLLNLLTIPALVLIYYFRKYQPTTKGFIYALLIGMVILGAMMYGVISGVIKVASWFELAFVNGFGLPFNSGVIFYAALLVSLIIIGIRYTIHHRKVLLNTIILCFTVALIGYSSYATIVIRALADPPMDENSPDNVFALLSYLNREQYGDRPLFKGQYYSAPIIDVAEGDNEYAQLNGKYVVIYKKPKYVFAPELTGFFPRMWSNDPSHIRVYQDWGKVKGKPVRITGRDGKTQTYIRPTFAENLRFFIGYQLGYMYFRYFMWNFSGRQNDNQGDGGITNGNWITGIDAIDSMMLGDQASLPEYRKNIPSRNTYYMLPLLLGIIGLLYQLQREKDEKASAFSRRRKDFWVVFTLFFMTGIAIVIYLNQTPLQPRERDYSYVGSFYAFSIWIGLGVAAIWEVLGRKRETLKAILVTALCLLLVPGIMAKENWDDHDRSGRYTTRDLAANYLKTCAPGAILFTNGDNDTFPLWYCQEVEGIRTDVRVCNLMLLNMDWYIDQMKRKAYESDPLPLSMTRDKYVSGRRNQIYLLDRIKEPITVEDAVKFVLSDDPRTKTIPNYPELVDHIPGKNFRIPVDTSVVLANGTVKRKDASLIEPFVPWNISRNSISKSEFAVMDLFATNKWHRPVYFASVGTEGSFGLNDYTQLEGFAWRFVPIKTPDRNFFTYGRIDTDILYDNLMNKFHWGRMNAPDVYLDFFTVRTIAIVRMRSQFNRLAEALLQEGKKDSALNVLDRIMELTPNSKVPYDYFTPGTIEGYYKAGATARANQILDEFAEILDKDLSYFFGLKKKFTERASIEIQECLQNLQQLMILARTYNQNEKASKLEQNFTFYYQQFQNL